From the genome of Proteus vulgaris, one region includes:
- a CDS encoding UbiX family flavin prenyltransferase, protein MKKLIVGLTGASGAIYGIRLLEILKSVPSVETHLVISQAARRTISLETDYLLKDIHALADVIYDDRDIGASISSGSFRVSGMVILPCSIKSLSGIVHSYTDTLVTRAADVVLKEGRKLVLCVRETPLHLGHLRLMTQASELGAVIMPPVPAFYFQPKTIDDIVNQTVNRVLDQFEIDLPDDLFQRWEGDKPAR, encoded by the coding sequence ATGAAAAAGCTGATAGTTGGGCTAACCGGTGCCAGTGGTGCAATTTACGGTATACGTTTATTAGAAATTCTGAAATCTGTACCGTCAGTTGAAACGCATTTAGTGATTAGCCAAGCTGCTCGCCGTACTATTTCATTAGAAACTGATTATTTACTAAAAGATATCCATGCTTTAGCAGATGTGATTTATGACGATCGCGATATTGGTGCGTCAATTTCTTCAGGATCGTTTCGTGTCAGTGGGATGGTAATTTTACCTTGCTCAATTAAAAGTTTATCCGGTATTGTTCATAGTTATACCGATACTTTAGTCACTCGTGCTGCAGATGTTGTGCTGAAAGAAGGGCGTAAATTGGTGTTGTGTGTGCGTGAAACGCCTCTGCATTTAGGTCATTTGCGTTTAATGACACAAGCTTCTGAGTTAGGTGCCGTGATTATGCCACCTGTACCAGCATTCTATTTTCAGCCTAAAACCATTGATGATATTGTCAATCAAACGGTTAATCGTGTACTTGATCAGTTTGAGATTGATTTACCTGATGATTTGTTTCAAAGGTGGGAAGGCGATAAGCCTGCCCGCTAA